In the bacterium genome, one interval contains:
- the murC gene encoding UDP-N-acetylmuramate--L-alanine ligase → MRYHFVGIGGSGMSALAQILSDANVSGSDRYYDSGINTELFDKLKTAGISVFKQDGSGIKEDVNKVIVSTAIEDDNPDIKKAREKNIPVMRRAELLAEIFNASKVGIAVTGTSGKTTTTAMIGFILHQLGLAPTIINGGIMKDFNNNCLKGNSELMVIEADESDGSCGLYKPTIGVVTNIHLDHKSLDELEVIFSKFATNVKETLILNADCHPDLKSKTSFGIEKKATIHPTKLKLYPQKSHFSLENTQYILPLPGIHNVYNALAAIAVVKTLGFSNKEISEALGKFKGIKRRFEIVGKKKGITVIDDYAHNPDKIKATLITLKGQFPKVIVIFQPHGFGPTRLLKQGFIQVFKEELRPQDILYMPEIYYVGGTVTKDISSNDIIIALQKEGLQAIYCPERRKIIPQVIEKVSSGDAVIIMGARDDTLSKFCLDILAEL, encoded by the coding sequence ATGAGGTATCATTTTGTCGGTATTGGTGGAAGTGGAATGAGTGCCTTAGCCCAAATACTTTCCGACGCTAATGTCTCAGGCTCGGATAGATATTATGATTCAGGCATTAATACCGAACTTTTTGATAAACTTAAAACTGCAGGAATCTCTGTATTTAAACAAGATGGTTCTGGAATTAAAGAAGATGTTAATAAAGTCATAGTCTCTACCGCTATTGAAGATGACAATCCTGATATTAAAAAAGCCAGAGAGAAAAATATACCTGTTATGAGGCGGGCAGAACTATTAGCTGAGATTTTCAATGCCAGTAAGGTAGGAATTGCCGTTACCGGCACAAGTGGGAAAACAACTACTACGGCAATGATTGGCTTTATCCTGCATCAACTTGGGTTAGCACCAACGATTATCAACGGCGGGATAATGAAAGATTTCAACAATAATTGTTTGAAAGGTAATTCAGAATTAATGGTCATCGAGGCAGATGAAAGCGATGGTTCTTGTGGTTTATATAAACCAACTATTGGCGTGGTGACAAATATTCACCTTGACCATAAATCCTTAGATGAACTGGAAGTTATTTTCTCCAAATTTGCCACAAATGTTAAAGAAACGCTTATTTTAAATGCAGATTGTCATCCAGATTTAAAATCAAAAACGAGTTTTGGCATTGAAAAAAAGGCAACCATTCATCCAACAAAATTAAAATTATACCCACAAAAATCTCATTTCTCCCTTGAAAATACCCAATATATCCTTCCCTTACCGGGAATTCATAATGTTTATAATGCTTTAGCGGCTATTGCCGTGGTTAAGACTTTAGGTTTTAGCAACAAAGAAATAAGTGAAGCGTTGGGTAAGTTTAAAGGGATAAAAAGGCGATTTGAGATAGTCGGCAAAAAAAAGGGAATTACGGTCATAGATGATTATGCCCATAATCCGGACAAGATTAAAGCCACACTTATTACCCTTAAAGGACAGTTCCCAAAAGTTATCGTTATTTTCCAACCACATGGTTTTGGTCCAACTCGATTATTAAAACAAGGATTTATCCAGGTATTTAAAGAAGAATTAAGACCACAGGATATTTTATATATGCCAGAGATTTACTATGTCGGCGGCACAGTGACAAAGGATATTTCTTCAAATGACATTATTATCGCTTTGCAAAAAGAGGGTTTACAGGCAATCTATTGCCCGGAGCGAAGAAAGATAATTCCTCAGGTTATTGAAAAGGTTTCATCTGGCGATGCGGTAATCATTATGGGAGCACGGGATGATACCTTATCTAAATTTTGCCTGGATATTTTAGCGGAATTATAG
- a CDS encoding diacylglycerol kinase — translation MKLFKGLSDSFNFAISGIIHGLKTQRNMQLHVSVMVLVLLASLFLDLTRIELVAIFFAIGLVLISEMLNTAIESIVDLIIDTHHKVAGTAKDIGAGAVLIASIIALSIGYLILYNRIHLPSPVVIRTEYNPIHLSFVSLSLVLIAVVAIKACVGKGTFLRGGMPSGHSAVSFCIWVIVTFVSRNIFISLLVLIVAILLCHTRWKTGIHSLQEVVIGALVGGLITLLIFVICGVG, via the coding sequence ATGAAACTATTTAAAGGCTTATCCGATAGCTTTAATTTTGCCATATCAGGCATTATTCATGGATTAAAGACACAACGCAATATGCAATTGCATGTCTCCGTAATGGTGCTTGTTTTACTGGCAAGTTTATTCTTAGATTTAACTCGAATTGAATTAGTGGCAATCTTTTTTGCCATTGGTTTAGTGTTAATTAGTGAAATGCTCAATACCGCAATAGAATCCATTGTTGATTTAATTATTGATACCCATCATAAAGTCGCAGGCACGGCTAAAGATATTGGTGCCGGAGCAGTATTGATTGCCTCGATAATTGCTTTATCTATTGGTTATTTAATCTTATACAATCGAATACATCTTCCTTCTCCAGTGGTAATAAGAACAGAATATAATCCCATACATCTGTCCTTTGTCAGTTTATCTTTAGTCTTAATCGCGGTGGTTGCAATTAAAGCCTGTGTTGGCAAAGGAACTTTTTTGAGAGGTGGAATGCCTTCAGGTCATAGTGCGGTTAGCTTTTGTATCTGGGTAATTGTTACATTTGTTAGTAGAAATATATTTATTTCTTTACTGGTGCTGATTGTTGCGATTTTACTCTGTCACACTAGATGGAAAACAGGAATTCATTCCTTGCAAGAAGTAGTTATTGGTGCTTTAGTTGGCGGATTAATTACACTTTTAATCTTTGTAATCTGTGGGGTGGGATAA
- a CDS encoding CRISPR-associated primase-polymerase type A1: protein MAGDKIISSSLWHKLISEDNLYSAWLKVAGNMGAGGIDRVSIEDFQLNLHENLEIIKTLLEKQGYNFLPLIRFEIDKPSGGKRPLGIPAVRDRIVEQALLMVLQPVFDKDFLNCSYAYRPGKSPHKALNRVEQYLKNGNHWMVDADIDSFFETIDHNLLIKFIEQKISDFRIIELIKRLLTKTGEIEDKGISQGAVISPLLANIYLHQFDLKITGYGYRLVRYADDFLILCKSKNEAEEAFNLAARTLEELHLRINEAKTKIHNLEDGFIFLGYQFSPKGKSPSPKAVERLKNKIKTEANQLNPSKERLRSIICGWRGYFKLDPERDTDLIKALEEILNTEPQSIPAHLALAACAIEAGDIKKAYEIASNRTKLPASDAPETHYQWGVVYDELDKPEEAAEEFFNTLKLNPQHKDAFYSLGLLYLNQKKVDKSIRYFQKAIQIDPEFALSYYGLGSALEQWGLRGASAKAFKKAFELNPELKESRCIKEVEKGKEKLPYNGLDFSLFLNLFMGREGVYAKQWVDSGGKTGYLPVRSPLGEKEIKAHLSGEQTIGMYLIRADNTVKVMVIDIDVNKKMILKYSLDEEMMKTFDKKTQEDANKISSFCNELGINAYIEDSGYKGRHCWFFFKQPLRASEVRELGMIIMKKVGEPAEGIHRELFPIQNMVSSDGLGCLIKLPLGKHRVTQKRALFVDYKGIPYSDQAEFIKGIKLITNEDIKQAIERLHLEVQQKEEILKEEPQDESIQKVIQGCNVLRFLVNKAKETKDLNHYERLVLLYSLGHLGDEGKRYIHYVMSHCLNYSFHITQRWCNRLQYSPISCPKIRDWLSNITPAIGCYCEFKLPEGGYPSPVLYANPNATKQMGMKKDAIVSQHQPVYIKEEKPTALAEGESIDEIVKRYIELKKHKRTIELDLQKQEHRLNSLFDTKKTDSILTEFGVLNRINQEDKTIWMIEI from the coding sequence ATGGCAGGAGACAAAATAATTAGTTCATCCCTTTGGCATAAACTTATTTCTGAAGATAACCTCTACTCTGCCTGGCTTAAGGTAGCCGGGAATATGGGCGCAGGAGGAATAGATAGGGTTAGTATAGAGGATTTTCAACTAAATCTCCATGAAAATCTTGAGATTATCAAAACCCTGCTTGAGAAACAAGGGTATAACTTCTTACCCTTAATTAGGTTTGAAATAGATAAACCTTCCGGTGGTAAACGACCTTTAGGCATACCCGCGGTAAGGGATAGAATTGTTGAACAGGCTTTACTGATGGTGCTTCAACCAGTATTTGATAAAGATTTCCTCAATTGCAGTTATGCCTATAGACCAGGTAAATCTCCACATAAGGCGCTAAATAGGGTTGAGCAGTATCTAAAAAATGGCAATCATTGGATGGTAGATGCAGATATTGACTCGTTCTTCGAGACTATTGACCATAATCTGTTGATAAAATTTATTGAGCAGAAGATAAGTGATTTTAGAATAATTGAGCTTATAAAAAGGCTACTTACAAAAACAGGAGAGATAGAAGATAAAGGCATATCTCAAGGGGCAGTCATCTCACCATTATTGGCTAACATCTATCTTCATCAATTTGACTTAAAGATTACTGGATATGGATATAGGTTAGTAAGATATGCTGATGATTTCTTAATTCTATGTAAATCTAAGAATGAAGCAGAAGAAGCCTTTAATCTGGCGGCTCGCACTTTGGAGGAATTGCATCTAAGAATTAATGAGGCAAAGACAAAGATACATAATTTGGAGGATGGATTTATATTCCTGGGATACCAATTTAGCCCAAAAGGGAAAAGTCCTTCCCCAAAAGCAGTGGAAAGACTCAAAAATAAGATTAAAACGGAGGCTAATCAATTGAATCCATCAAAGGAACGATTGAGGAGTATTATTTGTGGTTGGAGAGGCTACTTTAAACTTGACCCAGAAAGAGATACGGATTTGATAAAGGCACTTGAGGAAATTTTAAACACAGAACCACAATCTATCCCTGCTCATTTAGCTCTCGCCGCTTGTGCTATAGAGGCTGGAGATATTAAAAAGGCTTATGAAATTGCCTCAAATAGAACAAAGTTGCCAGCTTCAGATGCCCCTGAAACTCATTATCAATGGGGTGTGGTTTATGATGAATTAGATAAGCCTGAGGAAGCCGCTGAAGAGTTCTTTAATACCCTGAAACTCAATCCACAACATAAAGATGCCTTTTATAGCTTAGGCTTACTTTATCTTAACCAGAAAAAGGTTGATAAATCTATTCGCTACTTTCAAAAGGCAATTCAGATTGACCCTGAGTTTGCCCTCTCCTATTATGGGCTTGGGTCAGCATTGGAACAATGGGGACTTCGTGGAGCTTCTGCAAAGGCATTTAAAAAGGCTTTTGAACTCAATCCAGAACTTAAAGAAAGTAGATGCATTAAAGAAGTAGAAAAAGGTAAAGAAAAACTACCATACAACGGATTGGATTTTAGCCTATTTTTAAATCTGTTTATGGGCAGAGAAGGGGTTTATGCTAAACAATGGGTTGATAGTGGTGGTAAAACAGGATATTTACCCGTAAGAAGTCCTTTAGGCGAAAAGGAAATTAAAGCACATTTATCTGGCGAGCAAACTATAGGAATGTATCTTATAAGAGCAGATAATACTGTCAAGGTAATGGTGATAGATATTGATGTAAATAAAAAGATGATACTCAAGTATAGCCTCGATGAGGAAATGATGAAAACATTTGATAAAAAGACACAGGAAGATGCTAATAAAATTAGTAGTTTTTGTAATGAATTGGGAATCAATGCCTATATTGAGGATAGTGGTTATAAAGGGAGACATTGCTGGTTTTTCTTTAAACAGCCTCTACGGGCTTCAGAGGTAAGGGAACTTGGGATGATTATTATGAAGAAGGTTGGTGAACCCGCAGAGGGTATTCATCGAGAACTCTTTCCTATACAAAATATGGTTTCTTCAGATGGCTTAGGTTGTCTGATTAAACTCCCATTAGGGAAACACAGGGTAACCCAAAAGCGTGCTCTATTTGTAGATTATAAGGGTATCCCTTATTCAGACCAGGCAGAATTTATAAAGGGAATAAAGTTGATAACCAACGAGGATATTAAACAGGCTATTGAAAGATTACATCTCGAAGTTCAACAAAAAGAAGAGATTTTAAAAGAGGAACCCCAAGATGAATCCATTCAGAAGGTCATTCAAGGATGTAATGTATTGAGATTTCTGGTTAATAAGGCAAAAGAAACAAAAGACCTTAATCACTACGAAAGATTAGTGCTACTTTATTCCCTGGGACATTTAGGTGATGAAGGCAAAAGATACATCCATTATGTTATGAGTCATTGCTTAAATTATAGTTTTCATATCACCCAGCGGTGGTGTAACCGACTTCAGTATTCTCCTATAAGTTGTCCCAAAATTAGAGACTGGTTATCTAATATTACGCCAGCCATAGGTTGTTACTGTGAATTTAAATTACCAGAAGGCGGCTATCCCTCACCAGTTCTTTACGCTAATCCCAATGCTACAAAACAAATGGGGATGAAAAAAGACGCTATAGTTAGTCAACATCAACCAGTTTATATTAAAGAAGAAAAACCAACAGCACTGGCAGAAGGAGAATCTATTGATGAGATAGTGAAAAGATATATTGAGCTTAAAAAACACAAAAGAACAATTGAATTAGACCTGCAAAAACAAGAGCATAGACTTAATTCGCTATTTGATACAAAAAAGACTGATTCTATCTTGACTGAATTTGGTGTATTAAATAGAATAAACCAGGAAGACAAAACTATTTGGATGATTGAGATTTAA
- a CDS encoding clostripain-related cysteine peptidase: MLKRISIFLGVVILSGFIGIANLEAQDYGIDISTNQSGYTSGDTLIESAHLWNSTLENKVVDIKNWVSCPSPVGLISIHNIPGFSLPAGFDFTGDVFSYVFGGSEPEGTYSLGARLIHSVTGDILSQDFAPFSFGPVAMKEWTYLVYIAADNNLEDAGIDDFLEMATVGSSDDVNIVVQFDRISGYDTSYEDWKTTKRFLITPGMTPTPANALMDIGEANMGDMQVLKDFVEWGMTNYPANKYALVLWNHGSGILPKLGEQAVRGVCWDDTNGGYLTMDEVETALSGKMMNFLGYDACLMAMIEVAYEPKVSSEIMVGSEETEPWDGWPYDPILAQLVVNPGMDAAFLGSITVREYINSYAGDPYVTLSAIQTTAALDNLATAVSNLADAMVACGQWTNIKAARLAAEDFGTGVDLYDFAEEIYYRVTDPTVQSAAIAVGNAINNAVIAEAHYSGHPGAHGIVIYFPTTGPSASYLSTNFAINTTWDEFLAEYATH, translated from the coding sequence ATGTTAAAAAGAATAAGTATCTTTTTAGGAGTAGTGATTTTAAGCGGGTTTATTGGGATAGCAAATTTAGAGGCACAAGATTATGGAATCGATATCTCCACAAATCAATCGGGTTATACCTCAGGGGATACCTTGATAGAAAGTGCCCATCTATGGAACTCAACTTTAGAAAATAAAGTTGTAGATATAAAAAATTGGGTTAGTTGTCCTTCACCAGTGGGATTAATCTCAATTCATAACATTCCGGGGTTTTCATTACCCGCTGGGTTTGATTTCACCGGGGATGTATTTTCCTATGTATTTGGAGGTTCTGAGCCAGAAGGAACATACAGTCTGGGAGCAAGATTAATTCATTCTGTTACTGGTGATATTTTAAGTCAGGATTTTGCCCCATTTAGTTTTGGCCCTGTTGCTATGAAGGAATGGACCTATCTGGTCTATATTGCGGCGGATAATAATTTAGAAGATGCAGGGATTGATGATTTTCTTGAAATGGCAACAGTTGGCTCGAGTGATGATGTAAATATAGTTGTTCAGTTTGACCGTATTTCCGGGTATGATACAAGTTATGAAGATTGGAAAACTACAAAGAGATTTTTAATTACGCCGGGTATGACGCCGACACCAGCAAATGCTTTAATGGACATAGGTGAGGCAAATATGGGCGATATGCAGGTATTAAAAGACTTTGTGGAATGGGGAATGACCAATTATCCTGCAAATAAATATGCCCTTGTGCTCTGGAATCACGGCAGTGGCATATTGCCAAAATTGGGAGAACAAGCAGTCAGAGGTGTATGCTGGGATGATACAAATGGTGGTTATTTAACGATGGATGAGGTAGAAACAGCACTCTCTGGCAAAATGATGAATTTCTTAGGTTATGATGCGTGTTTGATGGCGATGATTGAGGTTGCTTATGAACCTAAAGTCTCATCAGAGATAATGGTGGGTTCGGAAGAAACCGAGCCATGGGATGGTTGGCCATATGACCCAATTCTGGCACAACTGGTTGTTAATCCGGGTATGGATGCCGCTTTCTTAGGTTCAATTACGGTAAGAGAGTATATTAATTCTTATGCAGGGGATCCTTATGTAACATTATCTGCGATCCAGACTACAGCCGCTCTGGATAATTTAGCCACTGCGGTAAGTAACCTGGCAGATGCGATGGTTGCCTGCGGACAATGGACTAACATTAAAGCCGCTCGCTTAGCCGCAGAAGACTTTGGAACTGGCGTTGACCTCTATGATTTTGCCGAAGAGATTTACTATCGAGTTACAGACCCTACGGTTCAAAGTGCCGCAATAGCGGTAGGAAATGCGATTAATAATGCGGTCATTGCCGAAGCACATTACTCAGGTCATCCAGGTGCCCATGGGATAGTTATATATTTCCCAACCACCGGTCCTTCAGCAAGTTATCTTTCGACTAACTTTGCAATTAATACAACCTGGGATGAATTTTTAGCTGAATACGCAACCCATTAA
- a CDS encoding hemolysin family protein codes for MDNLILFLICIGILLCLSAFFSGAEAALFALSKLKIKQLSDRAQKRISRLLENPKELLTTLLIGTTLVNITASSIATFIAINLCGKIGINEVIATGLAIFVMTILILFFGEIVPITLGATKSSQIAPWVTYPLRYFSILLAPLKIVLSWLTHLIILLIEKHKFFIKDKELTEEEIRTIVDIGAREGVLKAHEQKLIHSIFEFGDHKVEEVMTPQNKMVCVKIDEDSTDKILSLMIKEGHSRMPVYKGEEIIGILHVKDFLISLKNQTNWQKLIKPAYFVLPSKKINDLLKEFQKRHLQLAIVKDESKKIVGIVTMEDLLEEIVGEIHDGYPEEKV; via the coding sequence TTGGATAATTTAATCTTATTCCTGATTTGTATAGGGATACTCTTATGTTTATCCGCTTTTTTTTCCGGGGCAGAGGCGGCTCTTTTTGCTCTATCAAAGTTAAAAATAAAACAGCTAAGTGATAGGGCACAAAAGAGAATTTCAAGGTTATTAGAAAATCCCAAAGAACTTCTGACAACCCTTCTAATCGGAACTACTCTGGTTAATATTACTGCCTCATCCATAGCGACATTTATCGCCATTAATTTATGTGGGAAAATTGGCATTAACGAGGTAATAGCCACCGGATTGGCTATTTTTGTGATGACAATTTTAATTTTATTTTTTGGTGAGATTGTCCCAATTACACTTGGCGCTACAAAATCCTCTCAAATTGCCCCCTGGGTTACATATCCTCTGCGGTATTTCTCCATCCTCTTAGCTCCATTGAAAATAGTCTTATCCTGGCTAACTCATTTAATCATTCTGTTAATAGAAAAACATAAATTTTTTATTAAAGACAAGGAGTTGACTGAGGAAGAAATTAGAACAATAGTTGACATTGGGGCAAGAGAAGGGGTGTTAAAGGCACATGAACAAAAACTAATTCATTCTATCTTTGAATTTGGTGACCATAAGGTAGAGGAAGTAATGACGCCACAAAATAAGATGGTTTGTGTGAAAATAGACGAAGACTCCACAGATAAAATCTTATCCTTGATGATTAAAGAAGGCCATTCGAGAATGCCTGTTTATAAAGGAGAAGAAATTATCGGCATCCTTCATGTTAAAGACTTTCTAATCAGCCTTAAAAATCAGACTAACTGGCAAAAATTAATTAAACCGGCTTATTTTGTCTTGCCTTCTAAAAAAATCAACGACCTGCTTAAAGAATTTCAGAAAAGGCATCTCCAACTGGCTATTGTCAAAGATGAATCTAAAAAAATAGTTGGAATAGTCACTATGGAGGATTTATTAGAAGAAATAGTCGGAGAAATACACGATGGGTATCCTGAAGAGAAAGTATAG
- the cas1 gene encoding CRISPR-associated endonuclease Cas1, translated as MATLYLTEQGSVVKKKSRRLVVAKKEEILAEVPTFNLERVIIYGNVQITTQTLNFLLESGIETSFMSTHGKFHGRLAPMESKNILLRIAQYERYLDEEFQVNHSKRIVEAKIKNGRTIIQRYISNHPEVDFGNVVEELAQSLKSLQNKERVSTILGVEGQSTANYFQAFGKMFRGDLKFAGRCRRPPKDPINALLSFGYMLITNEILSILCAIGFDPYIGYLHGIDYGRPSLALDLVEEFRHPVVDRFTLNLINNHILSEDDFENKGEEGIYLKKEALTKYFAQYEQMITHSFTDFSSNEKINYRLLFKNQAYKLAKTIQTKEPYQPFLVR; from the coding sequence ATGGCTACCTTATATTTAACCGAACAAGGTTCTGTAGTAAAGAAAAAGTCACGACGATTGGTAGTGGCTAAAAAAGAGGAGATTTTGGCAGAAGTTCCTACCTTCAATCTCGAAAGGGTAATTATCTATGGGAATGTCCAGATTACTACGCAGACATTAAACTTCCTTTTAGAATCAGGGATTGAAACAAGTTTTATGTCAACTCATGGGAAATTCCATGGCAGGCTTGCACCTATGGAATCAAAGAATATTCTATTACGAATTGCTCAGTATGAGCGATACTTAGATGAAGAGTTTCAAGTAAATCATAGCAAGAGAATAGTAGAGGCAAAGATAAAGAATGGGAGGACAATTATTCAGCGGTATATATCTAATCATCCAGAAGTAGATTTTGGAAATGTGGTTGAGGAACTTGCTCAGTCCTTAAAAAGTCTTCAAAACAAAGAAAGGGTTTCAACTATATTAGGCGTAGAGGGACAATCTACCGCTAACTATTTTCAAGCCTTTGGGAAAATGTTTAGAGGAGATCTAAAGTTTGCGGGGCGATGCCGGCGTCCCCCTAAGGACCCCATTAATGCCCTATTAAGTTTTGGTTATATGCTGATTACTAATGAAATATTATCCATCCTTTGCGCTATAGGTTTTGACCCTTATATTGGGTATCTTCATGGCATTGATTATGGTCGGCCATCACTTGCCCTGGATTTGGTTGAAGAATTTAGACATCCAGTAGTTGATAGATTTACCCTGAATTTGATTAATAACCATATCCTCTCTGAGGATGATTTTGAAAATAAGGGAGAGGAAGGAATCTATTTGAAAAAAGAAGCTCTGACAAAATATTTTGCTCAATATGAACAGATGATAACTCATTCATTTACAGATTTTTCTTCAAATGAAAAGATAAATTATAGACTCTTATTTAAAAATCAGGCTTATAAATTGGCTAAAACTATTCAGACAAAAGAACCTTATCAACCTTTTTTAGTGAGATAA
- the purH gene encoding bifunctional phosphoribosylaminoimidazolecarboxamide formyltransferase/IMP cyclohydrolase codes for MIKVKRALISVADKQGLLNLANYLVQINVEIISTGGTSKTLQEAGIPVIPVSAITNFPEMLDGRVKTLHPNIHAGILAQRTSEHLKQLEEHNIKPIDLVIINLYPFAKTIAKPNVTLEEAIENIDIGGPTMIRAAAKNYNYVGVITSPERYEDVLMELKKNDGCLSLELSYKLACEAFAHTAQYDAIIHQYLEKDLFPQTLNLTYQKAQSLRYGENPHQQAAFYRNPQNTIPGVSNAKQLHGKELSYNNLLDLDSALELVKEFEEDFACVIVKHNNPCGVAVTDNQLTAYQLAYETDSTSAFGGIISFNQGVEKDTAEELVKTFIEAIIAPGFTKEALEILKTKKDLRLLEVAPWQRNPSYPLHLRSVVGGLLIQESDVQKITAQDFKVVSRRQPTPQEIKAMLFGWKVVKHIKSNAIVLCKGDRTLSIGAGQMSRVDSVKIAINKAGSNAFGSIMASDAFFPFRDGIDLSDRAGVRAVIQPGGSIRDEEIIKAIDEYGMAMVFTGVRHFRH; via the coding sequence ATGATTAAGGTTAAACGAGCATTAATTAGTGTTGCAGATAAACAAGGATTACTTAATCTGGCAAATTACCTGGTCCAGATAAATGTTGAGATTATTTCCACAGGTGGCACTTCTAAAACCCTGCAAGAGGCAGGAATACCTGTTATTCCTGTTTCAGCAATAACTAATTTCCCGGAGATGTTAGATGGAAGGGTAAAAACATTACATCCTAATATCCATGCAGGAATTTTAGCTCAACGCACATCAGAACATCTTAAACAACTTGAAGAACACAATATTAAACCAATTGACTTAGTTATTATTAATCTTTATCCCTTTGCCAAAACCATTGCTAAACCCAATGTTACCTTAGAAGAAGCCATTGAAAATATTGATATTGGCGGTCCAACGATGATTCGTGCTGCGGCTAAAAATTATAATTATGTCGGCGTAATCACCTCTCCTGAAAGATATGAAGATGTTCTTATGGAACTTAAGAAAAATGATGGTTGTTTATCATTAGAATTAAGTTATAAATTAGCCTGTGAGGCATTTGCTCACACCGCTCAATATGATGCCATTATCCATCAATATTTAGAAAAAGATTTATTCCCTCAAACCTTAAATTTAACTTATCAAAAGGCACAATCCTTAAGATATGGTGAAAATCCTCATCAGCAAGCCGCATTCTATAGAAATCCACAAAACACTATCCCGGGAGTCAGTAATGCAAAACAACTGCACGGCAAAGAACTCTCTTACAATAATCTCTTAGACCTTGATTCGGCATTAGAATTGGTCAAGGAATTTGAAGAAGATTTTGCCTGTGTTATCGTCAAACATAATAATCCTTGTGGAGTAGCGGTAACAGATAATCAACTCACAGCATATCAACTTGCTTATGAAACAGATTCAACATCTGCTTTTGGGGGAATAATTAGTTTTAATCAAGGTGTAGAAAAAGATACCGCAGAAGAATTGGTTAAAACATTTATTGAGGCAATTATTGCCCCTGGATTTACGAAAGAGGCACTTGAAATCCTTAAAACAAAAAAGGACTTGAGGCTTTTGGAAGTAGCTCCCTGGCAAAGAAATCCCTCATATCCACTTCACTTAAGAAGTGTTGTTGGTGGATTACTTATCCAGGAGTCTGATGTCCAAAAAATCACAGCTCAAGATTTTAAAGTAGTCAGTAGACGACAACCTACACCACAAGAAATAAAGGCAATGCTTTTTGGTTGGAAGGTAGTAAAGCATATCAAATCTAATGCTATCGTTTTATGCAAAGGAGATAGAACTCTGAGTATAGGTGCAGGTCAAATGTCAAGAGTAGATTCGGTGAAAATTGCTATTAATAAAGCAGGAAGTAACGCCTTTGGAAGTATTATGGCTTCAGATGCCTTTTTTCCTTTTAGAGATGGAATTGACCTATCTGATAGAGCGGGTGTTAGAGCCGTAATTCAACCCGGCGGCTCCATTAGAGACGAAGAAATAATCAAGGCAATAGATGAATATGGTATGGCAATGGTATTTACTGGTGTGAGACATTTTAGACATTAG
- the cas2 gene encoding CRISPR-associated endonuclease Cas2 has translation MFIVVSYDVRNDKKRNKIANLMEDYGTRVQYSVFECHLNQKVFDRMVKDVLKYLQIEKDSLRIYKICEDCISRIEVYGVGRVTEDEEVIII, from the coding sequence ATGTTTATAGTTGTTTCTTATGATGTCAGGAATGATAAAAAAAGGAATAAGATTGCTAATCTTATGGAAGATTATGGGACAAGAGTCCAATATAGCGTCTTTGAATGCCATTTAAATCAAAAAGTATTTGACAGGATGGTAAAGGATGTGTTAAAATATCTTCAGATTGAGAAAGATAGTCTGCGAATCTATAAGATTTGTGAAGATTGTATTTCAAGGATAGAGGTTTACGGCGTGGGCAGAGTAACAGAAGATGAAGAAGTAATTATTATTTAA
- a CDS encoding four helix bundle protein, which translates to MKDYKELEVWQKATDLVVEIYKETKSFPQEERYGLTSQMQRAAISVSANIAEGWARGSTREYIQFLMIARGSLMELETHLIISKRLSYIQPQVLEGMEKRIVSICMMLNRLIQSLKKH; encoded by the coding sequence ATGAAAGATTATAAGGAGTTAGAAGTATGGCAGAAAGCTACTGATTTAGTAGTAGAAATATACAAGGAAACGAAATCTTTTCCTCAAGAGGAAAGGTATGGATTAACCTCACAGATGCAAAGGGCAGCCATTTCAGTTTCAGCAAATATAGCTGAAGGGTGGGCTCGAGGCTCAACGAGAGAATATATTCAATTTTTGATGATAGCCAGAGGTTCTCTGATGGAATTAGAAACACATCTGATTATCTCTAAAAGATTAAGTTACATTCAACCTCAGGTTTTAGAGGGGATGGAAAAAAGGATAGTGAGTATTTGTATGATGTTGAATCGTTTGATTCAAAGTCTCAAGAAACATTAA